The sequence TCCGCGGATGTTCGCCGCGGATCGTCGCCACCCAGGGCTCGAAGCGCGGCACGCCCTCACCCGTGCGGAATAGGAAGTACCAGACGCTCATGTCGCCCATGAGCGTGAAGCGCCGCTTTAAATCCTTCGCAAGCGCGGCGTACGATTCGAACGAGCGCAGGTGCCGCGCGAAGCCGCCGCGCTCGCGATCGGCTTCGAGCATCGCGCCTGCGTTGCGAATCGTCGCGCGGATCTTACGCGGCATGCGCAGGATGCCGGGTGTCGCGAGCACGCGCTCGACGCCGACGTCGCCGTACGCGGCGACTGTCGCGGGATCGAATTCCGCGAACGCGTCGCGATAGGCATCCCAGTGCTGGGCGATCTGCTTCCAGCTCACGCCGGCTTGGAAAACGGCTCGCGTCATCACCTCGAAATAGTCGGCTAATGAGTGGGGGTCGATCACATCCGGAATCGTCTCGGCCACAGCGACGGGCTTCGCCCTTGCCATTCGGAGTCCGGCGCCGGGGCGGCAGGGACGGGCCAGGCTGAGGTCGCAGAACGCCGGACACAATTGCTGCTCTGGTCCCCCGGTAGGATTCTCGGAGATTTCGGTTGCGAAGTCCGCACGGTAGGCAGAGTCTAAGGAGTTTCTGGTTTCGTGTACGTCGATGAAATGCTCAACTGTGTGGACTGCGGACGCCAATTCGTCTTCAGTTCGGGCGAACAACGCTTCTACGAGCAAAAAGGGTTCCAGAACAAGCCGAACCGCTGCCCGGATTGCCGCCAGGCGCGCAAGCAGATGCGCTCTAGCGGCGGGGGCGGCGACCGCACGGGACGCCCGCGCGAGATGTTCACGGCCACGTGCAGCCAGTGCGGCGGCGTTGCCGAGGTTCCGTTCAACCCGCGCGGTGACAAGCCGGTCTATTGCCGGGATTGCTTCGCCTCGCGGCCGTCGTATCGCTGAACCAACGCACAACCGCAAGCCCTAAACCCTGTTACGACGCGGTCGTCGTCGGCGCCGGCCACAACGGCCTGGCGTGTGCTGCGCTTTTGGCGCGCGCGGGCCATTCTGTCGCGGTCTTCGAGCGCCGCGGCGCGATAGGAGGCGCCGCGGTCAGCGAGACGGACGTCTGGCCGGGGTACACCGTGTCGACGGCATCCTACGTCTGCAGCCTGCTCGATCCGTGGTTGGTCGACGAACTCGACCTGTGCGCGCACGGGCTGTCGTACTACCTCAAGGATCCGTATGCGTTTACGCCGCTGCTCGACGGGCGCTCCCTGCTGCTCGGAGCCGATCGCGAGAAGAACGCGCGCGAGATCGCCGCGTTCGACGCGCGCGACGTCGGCGGACTCGAGGCGTACGTCGAGCGCACCGATCGGCTTGGCAGGGCGCTCTTCGATTCGTTTTCGGACGACGATCCGCGGTTCGACCGGTTCGATCCCGATACGCAGCGGATCTTGCGCGGCTCGGCCGCGGACCTGGTCGAACGCTACGTGTCGACGCCCGTGCTGCAGGCGGAGCTCGTCAACGACGGCCTGGTCGGAACCTACCTCGGCCCACGCAATCCGGGAACGGCGTACGTCCTGGCGCATCATCTCGCCGGACGCGTGCTCGGCGTGCAAGGCGCGTGGGCCTATGTGCGCGGCGGCATGGGATCCGTTTCGCGCGCGCTGGCCTCCGCCGCGACCGCGCACGGCGCCGAAGTGTTCGCCGATGCGACGGTCACGCGAATCGTCACGGACGCCGCCGGCGCCGCCTGCGGAATCGAGACAACTGCGAGCACCGTGCGGGCGCGCGCCGTCGTGTCGAACGCGCATCCGCGGACGACCTTTCTCGATTTGCTCGACGCGAACGTCGTCGGGCGTCCGCTGCGCGACAAGCTCGAGACTTGGCGCAGCATCGGGCCTTCGTTGAAGCTGAACCTTGCGCTCGGCGAGCTTCCGAACTTCACCTGCCGCCCGGGGAGCGATCCGCAGCCGCACCATCACGCGACGATCCACGTCGCGCCCTCGATCGACTATCTGCAGACGGCCTACGACGACGCGCGCAGGAACGGCGCGAGCGACGAGCCGCTGATCGAGTGCTTTTTGCAGACGCCGACGGATCCGTCGCTGGCTCCGCCCGGCAAACACATCCTCTCGGTCTTCGCGCAGTATTTCCCGTACGATCGGAGCGACGGATGGTCGGAGCCCAAGCGCGAGACCGCCGCGGACAAGATCGTGGCGATCCTCGCGCGTTACGCGCCGAACCTGCCTGGCGCCATCGAACGCCGCCAGGTGCTCGCCCCACCGGATCTCGAGTCGCGCTTCGGGCTGGTCGGCGGTCACATTTTTCACGGCGAGCTGCTGCCGGGGCAGATCTATGAGCAGCGCTTTGCGACGCGCACACCGGTGCGCAACCTGTATCTTTGCGGTTCGGGCGCGCATCCGGGCGGCTGCGTGAGCGGATTCCCTGGGAAACGCGCCGCTCGCGCTGTCTTGAGCGATAGGCTGGCGAGCGCCGGGCAAGAAAGACTCGCGCCCGGCGCGCAAAAGCGCCAGTCTCAATGATCGCCGCTCTGATCCTCGCACAGGCGCTGCCGGCGCCGCCGCCGACCGCGCCGCCCTATCCGTCCGTCTTCGTCCCGCGCGGAGTCGTGATTCCCGTCACCGTAACCAAGGACGTTCGGATCGGCGCCTTTGGAGCGAACGTGGCACAGCGAACGGTTCGTTTCGCTGTGACGCAAGACGTCATCGTAGACGGTTACGTCATCGCGAAGGCCGGTGACCTCGTCGAAGGTCACTACACGGACCAGCAAAACACGACGCACCGAACCTTCGAGACGACCACCTCCCAAGAGATCACGCTCGACCTCGACGACGCCGTCAATTTCTGCGGCGACACGATCCACCTGAATTTCGAGCGGACCTTCGTCGGCGGCGTGCGCAGCGGCTTCCTCTCGTTCGGCGTTCACGCGCACGACGCGGTGTTCGACAAGGGCCTCGTGCTCGCGGCGCAGACGGACCGCGGCCACAAAGGCGTGTGCGCCCAACCGGCGAGCGCGGCGGCGAGGCCGTTGCCGAAAAACATGGTGCAGCCCGACGACCTGCCGAGTCCCGGCAACACCCCGTCCACAAACGGCTGGTAAGCTCGTGGCATGCAGATCACGTGGAAACCCGTGCGCGACGGTGCCGATGCGCCCCGCGCGAAGCTCCCCGATAGCGTCT is a genomic window of Candidatus Binatia bacterium containing:
- a CDS encoding DNA-3-methyladenine glycosylase I, encoding MARAKPVAVAETIPDVIDPHSLADYFEVMTRAVFQAGVSWKQIAQHWDAYRDAFAEFDPATVAAYGDVGVERVLATPGILRMPRKIRATIRNAGAMLEADRERGGFARHLRSFESYAALAKDLKRRFTLMGDMSVWYFLFRTGEGVPRFEPWVATIRGEHPRMREMVDRARALGRSPEL
- a CDS encoding zinc-ribbon domain containing protein; the protein is MYVDEMLNCVDCGRQFVFSSGEQRFYEQKGFQNKPNRCPDCRQARKQMRSSGGGGDRTGRPREMFTATCSQCGGVAEVPFNPRGDKPVYCRDCFASRPSYR
- a CDS encoding NAD(P)/FAD-dependent oxidoreductase gives rise to the protein MPGLLRLAAVVSLNQRTTASPKPCYDAVVVGAGHNGLACAALLARAGHSVAVFERRGAIGGAAVSETDVWPGYTVSTASYVCSLLDPWLVDELDLCAHGLSYYLKDPYAFTPLLDGRSLLLGADREKNAREIAAFDARDVGGLEAYVERTDRLGRALFDSFSDDDPRFDRFDPDTQRILRGSAADLVERYVSTPVLQAELVNDGLVGTYLGPRNPGTAYVLAHHLAGRVLGVQGAWAYVRGGMGSVSRALASAATAHGAEVFADATVTRIVTDAAGAACGIETTASTVRARAVVSNAHPRTTFLDLLDANVVGRPLRDKLETWRSIGPSLKLNLALGELPNFTCRPGSDPQPHHHATIHVAPSIDYLQTAYDDARRNGASDEPLIECFLQTPTDPSLAPPGKHILSVFAQYFPYDRSDGWSEPKRETAADKIVAILARYAPNLPGAIERRQVLAPPDLESRFGLVGGHIFHGELLPGQIYEQRFATRTPVRNLYLCGSGAHPGGCVSGFPGKRAARAVLSDRLASAGQERLAPGAQKRQSQ